From Fundulus heteroclitus isolate FHET01 chromosome 5, MU-UCD_Fhet_4.1, whole genome shotgun sequence, a single genomic window includes:
- the armh3 gene encoding armadillo-like helical domain-containing protein 3, whose translation MSQVEKKAGLLRRTSSSKKPLKEKVVLMYDEIFAKEDPAKNNPRFWDELFLMKVNLEYLESKLESVNGEEVQRIQDNINSLFHHCVQALGEEHQIKVVNALQTLCALFRGVHQKNKSASGFDIINMLMGFDKAEQRMKDLMERLDSLLCGDSSESLKSLCLKLLLCLVTVTDNISQNTILEYVMINSIFEAILQILSDPSSRGQHGYDAVVLLALLVNYRKYESVNPYIVKLSIVDDEPTLDGMGVVLHQALTEYNRQYKDKEEENQGGFFSTLTSMVGSMFIADADEKLSVQTNEAILLALYEAVHLNRNFITVLAQSHPEIDIVVTPTTPTPTTPTTPLGTTPPSLDVMNNPELPLDPNLQTSNLLITFLKYASIVMQDTKDEHRLNSARLCLIILTCIAEDQYADAFLHDDNINFRVSLHKMPMRHRKKTPGKNIPSRPLVCAVLDLMVEFIVTHMMKDFPMDLYLRCVQIIHKLLCYQKKCRIRLHYTWRELWSALINLLKFLLSNETTLLAKHNIFHLALMVVNLFNMFITYGDTFLPTSNSYDELYYEIVRMHQVFDNLYCMVLRVSTNAGQWKEAASKVTHSLVNIRAIVNHFNPKIESYAAVNHISQLSEEQVLEVVRSNYDTLTLKLQDGLDQFERYSEQPKEAAFFKELVRSISLNVRKNVSLNSLSQDVLLKEFSTIS comes from the exons ATGTCTCAAGTTGAGAAGAAAGCAGGACTGCTGCGGAGGACGTCGTCCTCCAAAAAACCTTTGAAAGAGAAGGTGGTTCTGATGTACGATGAGATCTTTGCT AAAGAAGACCCGGCCAAAAATAACCCTCGCTTCTGGGACGAGCTGTTTCTCATGAAG GTGAACTTGGAGTACCTGGAGTCCAAACTGGAGAGCGTAAACGGGGAGGAAGTGCAACGTATTCAAGACAACATCAACTCTCTGTTTCACCACTGCGTCCAGGCTCTTGGAGAGGAGCACCAGATCAAAGTGGTGAATGCCCTGCAG ACACTCTGTGCACTTTTCCGAGGGGTTCATCAGAAGAACAAGTCTGCATCCGGCTTCGACATTATTAACATGCTCATGGGCTTTGATAAGGCTGAGCAGAGGATGAAG GATCTGATGGAGAGATTGGACAGCCTTCTTTGTGGAGACAGCTCAGAGAGCCTCAAGAGCCTTTGCCTAAAGTTATTACTCTGTTTAGTGACG GTGACAGATAATATAAGCCAGAACACTATTCTGGAATATGTGATGATCAACAGCATTTTTGAAGCTATTCTAcaa ATTCTGTCAGATCcgtccagcagagggcagcatgGTTATGATGCTGTGGTTCTTCTGGCGCTTCTGGTCAACTACAGGAAATATGAG tctgtaaATCCATACATTGTGAAACTTTCCATCGTGGATGATGAGCCGACACTCGAT GGAATGGGTGTGGTCCTCCACCAAGCTCTGACTGAATATAACAG ACAATACAAAGATAAAGAAGAAGAGAACCAGGGTGGGTTCTTCTCAACCCTCACTAGTATG GTGGGCAGCATGTTTATAGCAGATGCTGATGAGAAGCTCTCTGTACA GACAAACGAGGCGATTCTGCTGGCACTTTACGAGGCGGTCCACCTGAACAGAAACTTCATCACGGTGTTGGCGCAG AGCCACCCTGAGATTGACATCGTAGTCACACCCACCACTCCCACGCCGACAACGCCAACGACGCCGCTCGGCACGACGCCGCCCTCCCTCGACG TGATGAACAACCCAGAACTGCCCCTGGATCCCAACCTGCAGACCAGCAACCTCCTCATTACATTCCTCAAGTATGCCTCTATCGTAATGCAGGACACTAAAG ATGAGCATCGACTCAACAGTGCCAGACTGTGCCTGATCATCCTCACGTGCATCGCTGAG GACCAGTATGCTGATGCCTTTCTTCACGATGACAACATAAACTTCAGAGTCAGCCTCCACAAAATG ccaatGAGACACCGGAAAAAGACGCCGGGGAAAAACATCCCATCGCGTCCGCTGGTTTGCGCCGTTCTAG ATCTTATGGTGGAGTTTATCGTCACTCACATGATGAAGGATTTCCCCATGGATCTATACTT GCGCTGTGTGCAAATCATTCACAAACTTCTGTGTTACCAGAAGAAATGCCGAATCAGACTACACTACACCTGGAGAGAGCTTTGGTCAG CTCTCATCAACCTGCTCAAGTTCCTGCTGTCAAACGAAACCACACTACTGGCCAAGCACAACATCTTTCACCTGGCCTTAATG GTGGTGAACTTGTTCAACATGTTTATAACCTACGGAGACACTTTCCTGCCCACCTCCAACAGCTACGACGAGCTGTATTACGAGATTGTCCGAATGCACCAGGTCTTTGACAACCTCTACTGCATGG TGTTGAGAGTATCCACCAACGCAGGCCAGTGGAAGGAGGCAGCCAGCAAAGTCACGCACTCCCTCGTCAACATTCG ggccatCGTCAACCATTTTAATCCCAAGATCGAGTCGTACGCTGCAGTGAACCACATCTCCCAGCTGTCAGAGGAACag GTTCTGGAGGTGGTTCGGTCCAATTATGACACACTGACCCTGAAACTGCAGGATGGTCTGGACCAGTTTGAGAGATATTCGGAGCAGCCAAAAGAAGCTGCTTTCTTCAAGGAGCTG GTGCGCTCCATCAGTCTGAACGTGAGGAAGAACGTCTCCCTGAACTCGCTGAGTCAGGACGTGCTGCTCAAAGAGTTCTCCACCATCTCCTGA